One window from the genome of Diabrotica virgifera virgifera chromosome 6, PGI_DIABVI_V3a encodes:
- the LOC114324588 gene encoding collagen alpha-1(XVII) chain-like, whose translation MFSKKYLTFLSVLCIAIAVFADDEIPEPKSKSEYKKSLSRDCATSYSTTCLKLDIVSWVDKLNEENNYSVLPGVSVIKEEQSDKSSTADMVSELARDFPNDPDARLDAFLLKKVTSYLNSHSLRLNLINKDTVESARGGGGGGGGGGGGGGGKKGGGGGGGMGMMVAAGAMLKGTLLALALGGIAAIAGKALMTGLISLLLSVIIGLKAITHNQKATTYEIVSKPVYSHSSSHSVGHEEHPSYGHSSYGRSFEELPLPLGLQPGYKPA comes from the coding sequence ATGTTCTCGAAAAAATATCTGACTTTTCTGTCGGTATTGTGTATAGCTATTGCCGTGTTCGCGGACGACGAAATACCTGAACCTAAGTCAAAAAGTGAATACAAAAAATCTTTGTCAAGAGACTGTGCAACTAGTTATTCGACGACATGTTTAAAATTGGACATAGTGTCATGGGTCGATAAGTTAAACGAGGAAAATAATTATAGTGTTCTACCGGGAGTTTCGGTGATAAAGGAAGAGCAAAGTGATAAAAGTTCGACGGCAGATATGGTGTCTGAATTAGCACGAGACTTTCCCAATGATCCCGACGCCCGCCTGGACGCGTTCCTCTTGAAAAAAGTGACTTCTTATTTAAACAGTCATTCTTTACGGCTTAATTTAATTAACAAAGACACTGTCGAGTCCGCAAGAGGAGGTGGCGGTGGCGGAGGcggtggtggtggtggtggcgGCGGCAAAAAAGGAGGAGGTGGAGGAGGCGGCATGGGGATGATGGTAGCTGCTGGAGCAATGTTGAAAGGAACCCTACTCGCCTTGGCTCTAGGTGGTATAGCCGCCATTGCAGGAAAAGCCTTGATGACCGGTCTGATCTCTCTTCTTCTTTCTGTTATAATTGGACTGAAAGCTATTACCCACAACCAAAAAGCTACCACGTACGAGATAGTATCAAAGCCTGTCTATAGCCACTCTAGCTCACACTCAGTAGGACATGAAGAACATCCCAGTTATGGACATTCTTCCTATGGAAGAAGTTTTGAGGAGCTTCCCCTACCTTTGGGATTGCAACCTGGATACAAACCAGCATAA